GAAACCAAGGGCGATCCGGCCGTGCAGCGCGTCGATCTCACGCTTGTCCGACAACAGCTTCACAATGATGATTGTGGACGAAAAAGTCAGCGCGATGGCAACATAGATCGCGGTGGTTGGTGTCATGCCAAGCGCGAGCGCGATCAGGAACCCGAAGACGGTCGTGAACAGGACCTGCCCCAATCCGGTCACCAGTGCGACCGGACCGAGAGTTCGGACAAGATTGTAGTCAAGTTTCAGTCCGACGAGAAACAAGAGGACCGCAATTCCAAGCTCCGCCAGCAGATCGATCTGGGCGTCCGACTGCGCAATTCCGAGAACCGAAGGACCGGCGAGGATGCCAACGGCGATAAAGCTGACGATCAGGGGCTGCCGCAACAGCAGCCCCACAAAACCGACACTTGCTGCAAGAACGAGCAGAGCTGCTATCTCATAGAAGATATAGCCCTCAATCGCCGCTGCCATGACTAAAATCCTCTCTGTTTGCTGCCGGTTACAACGTCATCACAATGCGGCCGTCGATTTTGCCCAGCTCCATCCGGCCAAAGATGTCATTGATGTTGTCGAGTGACTCTGTGGCGTAATGCGACGCAACTTTTCCCTCTGCGGCAAATGCAAAGCTTTCAGCGAGATCCGCCCGTGTTCCAACGATCGAGCCCCGGATGGTTTTCCGGTTGAGAACAACGTCAAAAATGTTAAGCGGGAAATCGCCGGGCGGCAGGCCGACAAGGCTCATGGTTCCGCCGGGAGCCAACATGCCGACCGCTTGGGCAAAAGCGGAATTCGAGACGGCCGTTACCAGCACACCATCTGCGCCGCCCAATCGGGTGAGCTCCTCTATTGGGTCTTGTGTCCTAGCATTGATTGTAATTTCGGCGCCCAAATCAGAGGCAAGCTTCAGCTTGTGATCAGCAACGTCCACGGCAATGACATGCAGCCCCATTGCCTTGGCGTATTGAACCGCGAGGTGCCCCAACCCACCGACACCGGATATGACGACGCTCTTCCCAGGGCGAAGGTCACATTCCTTCAGGCCTTTATAGACCGTGACGCCCGCGCACAGGATCGGCGCTGCCGGCGCGAAATCGACCCCGTCCGGAATATGCCCGACATAGGCCGGATCAGCTTCGACATACTCGGCGAACCCGCCATTGACTGTGTATCCGGTGTACTGCGGATCGGTCCGGCAAAGGGTTTCCCAACCGGTTATGCATGAGTTGCAGTGGCCGCAAGCATGATGAAGCCAGGGCACCCCAACACGGTCGCCCTCCTTAACAGACGTGACACCGCGCCCGACCTCGGCAACGTAGCCGACACCTTCATGGCCCGGAATGAAGGGCGGTTCAGGCCTGACGGGCCAATCGCCCTTGGCGGCATGGAGGTCGGTATGGCACACACCGCTGGCTTCGATCTTGACCACGATGTGACCTTCACGCGCGCCTGGCTTTTCGACCTCTCTGATTTCCAGTGGCTTGCCAAATCCTGTGACCACTGCAGCTTTCATTTTGGGCATTGCTTGTCCTCGTGATTTTGAGTGGAAGTTTTTGCGTGCCTTCTGCGCGCACGTTCTCAAGTGCGTGCGCCTTTGGTTCGCGCGTTTTTTTTCATTCGTCTGTGTGTTTGCGCCAGACAATCAGCGGGCAGTATTCGATGTTCCCTGACCAAACAGACTGTGCAGCAGTAACGAAATGCACGGGCCCAACGGGCTTATTTCCAGCTGGGCGCTCTGGTCGCGTGTTCGTTCACAAAGGCCTCTAGGTCTTTGACCGCCACTCGAAACTCCCGGCCGAGCTTCACGGCCCGCAGTTCCTCTTGATGGATCCAGGTCCGCACCGTTGGTTCCCGCACCTTCAGGAGTTCGGCAATTTCATGCGTTGTCAGAAAAGGTTTGCTCAGCATTTTCGGCTCCGGTGTGTGGTCACCGTATCTACAGGTGGCTCAAGAGCCATTGATTCTTGTCAAACACTCTCAACAATTCTCAAAAGTGCTCAAACGACATCAGGACGACTCACATTCCAGGAGAAAAGACCGATTGGCAGGCCAATAGATGGCATACAACCCGACCAAAAATTAATTTCATTTAATTGGTAACGTTATTGCCGACTTCCCATCTCCAAGGTGTCTTTGGATGACCCCGTCAATTTCTGGAGGAGAGAAGTATGTTGAAACCTGTTGTTATCGCCGCTGCTGCCGCACTCGCAGCCACTGCCGTTTCTGCTTCCGCGGCGACAAAGACTTCTGCTGAACTGACGGAAAAGGAGGTCACTGTGCTGAAGACCGCCTGGGGCGAAGGCATCGTCGAGATCGGCAAGGTACATACGGATGGCGGGGATTATAGAGCGGCGGCAACAAACCATATCGAGCAATTTTATGCTTACGGCGACCGTCCGGTTCTCTTCAAGCCAACGCTCGCCAGTGAAGATCAGTTCCGGGGAGACTTTGACGCAGCCCTCTCCTACTTTGTGGGTGGCGATATCTCAGAGGACAATGGCTTTGCGATCGCGCCTTATACCAATGTCCGATGGGAGCCAGAGGGTATGGTGATCAACGGCGAAACAGCCATGACCATGGGTAACTATTACTTCATGACCACCGACGGCACAGAAGTGAAAGTTGAATACACCTTTGGTGTTGAGCGCATGGAAGATGGCGATCTGAAGATCGTGCTCCACCATTCATCTGTCCCTTTTCCACCAAGCTGAGTGCTGCAAAGGACCATGTAACTCTCTGGGAGGCGTTGGTGGTTCGCCACAGCCTCCCAACGTGTTTTCAAACCCAGTCCTCACACTGTCCAGCCTAATCATGATGTACACACACGGGTTCGCAATAACGGAACAAAACCAGACAATCTTTGTATTCTATTGACGTAATGACGGCCGGAAGCGTCACCGGTTTGAAATCTAAATCTGCATAGATTTGTCGGGCATTGACCGTCCCCGGAACCCGGAGGACCGCTCTGCCAGATCGTCGCTTTTATTACTCAA
This window of the Roseibium alexandrii DFL-11 genome carries:
- a CDS encoding helix-turn-helix domain-containing protein is translated as MLSKPFLTTHEIAELLKVREPTVRTWIHQEELRAVKLGREFRVAVKDLEAFVNEHATRAPSWK
- the adhP gene encoding alcohol dehydrogenase AdhP, with the protein product MPKMKAAVVTGFGKPLEIREVEKPGAREGHIVVKIEASGVCHTDLHAAKGDWPVRPEPPFIPGHEGVGYVAEVGRGVTSVKEGDRVGVPWLHHACGHCNSCITGWETLCRTDPQYTGYTVNGGFAEYVEADPAYVGHIPDGVDFAPAAPILCAGVTVYKGLKECDLRPGKSVVISGVGGLGHLAVQYAKAMGLHVIAVDVADHKLKLASDLGAEITINARTQDPIEELTRLGGADGVLVTAVSNSAFAQAVGMLAPGGTMSLVGLPPGDFPLNIFDVVLNRKTIRGSIVGTRADLAESFAFAAEGKVASHYATESLDNINDIFGRMELGKIDGRIVMTL